A single Parabacteroides timonensis DNA region contains:
- the ruvX gene encoding Holliday junction resolvase RuvX, with product MGRILAIDYGRKRTGIAVTDTLQMIANGLTTVPSGELVAWLSGYVSKEPVDLFVVGQPKQMNNEPSENMKYVEAFVTHLKRTIPDIPVEYYDERFTSVLAHKAMLDGGLKKKKRQDKGLVDEISAVIILQSYLENKKYQF from the coding sequence ATGGGAAGGATACTAGCAATTGATTATGGCCGGAAGCGTACCGGAATTGCTGTTACGGATACTTTGCAAATGATTGCAAACGGTCTGACGACAGTGCCAAGTGGTGAACTTGTTGCCTGGTTATCCGGTTATGTATCTAAGGAGCCGGTTGATCTGTTTGTTGTCGGTCAACCTAAGCAGATGAATAATGAACCCTCCGAGAATATGAAATATGTAGAGGCTTTTGTTACACATCTGAAACGAACTATCCCGGATATTCCGGTAGAATATTATGATGAGCGTTTTACTTCTGTTCTGGCACATAAGGCAATGCTTGACGGTGGTTTAAAGAAGAAGAAAAGACAGGATAAAGGCCTGGTAGATGAGATCAGCGCCGTTATTATCCTACAATCATATTTAGAAAATAAAAAATATCAGTTTTAG
- a CDS encoding undecaprenyl-phosphate glucose phosphotransferase, producing the protein MEFDKKHGYLIQWCIGMGDLLVINLLFFAVYYGLGEFYTKAISYSLREVILLLNFCYFFSLYFIPMQLHVAVVFIDKIVQRAFALISILVFLFATCLIFLNIGDVLATFLLVYYVITVVVFSLWRVLVRVTLKMYRRKGYNFKKIIIVGAGKNGMELYRVMKDDLSYGFNVMGFFDDNLSLQSALPNYLGMTHEVEDYVLANDIDEVYCTLPGTQDEKILRIMNFAEKHMIRFYIVPEFYRNIKKSLVMEIMESIPLLAIRREPLQAAYNRALKRSFDIVFSLGVLLTIYPVLYIIIGTLIKITSPGPIFFKQKRTGLYGQEFECYKFRTMRVNADADKLQAAKDDPRKTRVGDFLRRTNLDEFPQFINVLKGEMSVVGPRPHMLKHTEQYSALIDKYMVRHLVKPGVTGWAQVTGYRGETKTLEQMEGRVKRDVWYIENWSFFLDLKIIVVTVLNMSKGEKNAY; encoded by the coding sequence ATGGAATTCGACAAAAAACATGGTTACCTTATCCAATGGTGCATAGGAATGGGCGATTTGCTTGTGATAAATCTGCTGTTCTTTGCTGTCTATTATGGTTTGGGGGAGTTTTATACGAAAGCGATATCTTATAGCCTGAGAGAGGTGATTCTTCTATTGAATTTTTGTTACTTTTTCTCTCTTTATTTTATCCCCATGCAATTGCATGTGGCGGTCGTTTTTATCGATAAGATCGTTCAGCGTGCTTTTGCCCTGATATCTATACTGGTCTTTTTGTTTGCAACCTGTCTTATATTCTTGAATATCGGTGATGTCTTGGCGACATTCCTGTTGGTTTATTATGTAATTACGGTTGTGGTCTTTTCGCTTTGGCGTGTTTTGGTTCGTGTTACTCTGAAAATGTACCGAAGGAAGGGATACAACTTTAAGAAAATTATTATTGTCGGAGCTGGAAAGAATGGTATGGAATTGTATCGGGTCATGAAAGATGATCTGTCATACGGTTTTAATGTAATGGGCTTTTTCGATGATAACTTATCCTTGCAAAGTGCATTGCCAAACTATCTGGGAATGACACACGAAGTGGAAGATTATGTTCTGGCAAACGATATAGACGAGGTGTATTGTACATTGCCGGGAACACAGGATGAAAAGATATTGCGGATAATGAATTTTGCTGAAAAGCACATGATCCGCTTCTATATTGTTCCGGAATTTTACAGGAATATAAAGAAGAGCCTTGTTATGGAAATAATGGAGTCGATTCCATTGCTGGCTATCCGCCGTGAACCATTGCAGGCAGCTTATAACCGGGCTTTAAAACGGTCGTTTGATATTGTTTTTTCTTTGGGCGTTTTATTGACGATCTACCCAGTACTGTATATTATTATCGGAACTCTGATAAAGATAACTTCTCCGGGACCAATCTTTTTCAAACAAAAACGTACAGGTCTGTATGGGCAGGAATTTGAGTGTTATAAATTCCGTACAATGCGTGTGAATGCTGATGCCGATAAATTGCAGGCTGCAAAAGACGATCCCCGTAAAACCCGTGTCGGTGATTTTCTTCGCCGTACGAACTTGGATGAATTTCCCCAGTTTATTAATGTATTGAAAGGGGAAATGTCGGTAGTAGGTCCTCGTCCTCATATGCTGAAACATACTGAGCAATATTCAGCCCTTATCGATAAATATATGGTGCGTCACCTGGTAAAACCGGGAGTTACAGGATGGGCGCAGGTAACCGGCTACCGCGGAGAAACAAAAACATTGGAACAGATGGAAGGCCGTGTAAAGAGAGATGTGTGGTACATCGAAAACTGGTCGTTTTTCCTGGATTTGAAGATTATTGTGGTAACGGTTTTGAATATGTCAAAAGGTGAAAAGAATGCCTATTAA
- the rfbA gene encoding glucose-1-phosphate thymidylyltransferase RfbA produces the protein MKGIVLAGGSGTRLYPITKGVSKQLLPIYDKPMIYYPISVLMLAGIREILIISTPLDLPGFRRLLGDGSDYGVRFEYAEQPSPDGLAQAFIIGEKFIGNDSACLVLGDNIFYGQSFTAMLKEAVNNVENEQKATVFGYYVNDPERYGVAEFDKDGNVLSIEEKPEIPKSNYAVVGLYFYPNRVVEVAKNIKPSSRGELEITTVNQEFLNDGGLKVQLLGRGFAWLDTGTHDSLSEASTFVEVIEKRQGLKVACLEEIAFRKGWIDAVKLKELAAPMIKNQYGQYLLKLIKE, from the coding sequence ATGAAAGGTATTGTACTGGCAGGAGGTTCGGGTACCCGTTTGTATCCAATCACCAAGGGTGTTTCCAAACAATTGTTGCCAATTTATGACAAGCCGATGATCTATTATCCTATATCCGTTCTTATGCTGGCCGGAATACGGGAAATATTGATCATTTCTACTCCGTTGGATTTGCCGGGATTTCGTCGGTTACTGGGAGATGGTTCGGATTATGGTGTCCGTTTTGAGTATGCTGAGCAACCTTCGCCCGATGGTTTGGCACAAGCTTTTATTATTGGGGAGAAATTTATTGGAAATGACTCGGCTTGCCTGGTTTTAGGCGACAATATTTTCTATGGACAAAGCTTTACGGCTATGTTAAAAGAGGCCGTTAACAATGTTGAGAACGAACAAAAAGCAACCGTGTTCGGTTACTACGTGAACGATCCGGAACGCTATGGAGTAGCCGAATTCGACAAAGACGGGAACGTGTTGAGCATCGAAGAAAAACCGGAAATTCCGAAATCGAACTATGCTGTGGTAGGACTCTATTTCTATCCGAATAGAGTGGTTGAAGTGGCAAAGAATATTAAGCCGTCATCACGTGGAGAACTGGAGATCACAACAGTCAATCAGGAGTTCCTGAATGATGGAGGACTAAAAGTACAACTGTTAGGGCGTGGTTTTGCCTGGCTTGATACAGGTACGCACGACTCGCTTTCGGAAGCTTCTACCTTTGTCGAAGTGATTGAAAAACGTCAGGGATTGAAAGTCGCTTGTTTGGAGGAAATCGCTTTCCGGAAAGGCTGGATCGACGCGGTTAAACTGAAAGAGCTTGCTGCCCCAATGATCAAAAATCAATATGGTCAATATTTATTGAAACTGATAAAGGAATGA
- a CDS encoding HdeD family acid-resistance protein: MNAFNEKISSAVQNWWVSLLLGLLYILIAICLMFTPLASYVALSILFSVAMFVSGTLEILFAVSNRKHISSWGWYLAGGIIDLILGIYLMASPGLSMTVLPFILAFWLMFRGFSSTGYAMDLKRFGTGNWGWYMAFGILAIICSIAIIWQPGLGVFTLVYMIAYALLIIGIFRVMLSFELRSLHKKYEKE; the protein is encoded by the coding sequence ATGAATGCATTTAACGAAAAAATTAGTTCCGCCGTACAGAACTGGTGGGTTTCACTTCTCCTGGGATTACTCTATATCCTGATTGCTATATGCCTAATGTTCACACCACTGGCCAGTTATGTTGCTTTAAGTATTCTTTTCAGTGTTGCCATGTTCGTTAGCGGTACGCTCGAGATACTGTTTGCCGTATCGAATCGGAAGCATATTTCCAGCTGGGGTTGGTATCTGGCTGGCGGTATCATTGATCTGATACTTGGTATTTATCTGATGGCTAGTCCGGGTCTAAGTATGACTGTCCTTCCTTTCATCCTGGCTTTCTGGCTAATGTTTAGAGGCTTCTCCTCTACCGGTTATGCTATGGATCTGAAACGGTTCGGGACCGGTAACTGGGGTTGGTATATGGCTTTCGGTATCTTGGCTATTATTTGCAGTATTGCAATTATCTGGCAACCGGGATTAGGAGTTTTCACACTGGTTTATATGATTGCCTACGCACTGCTTATCATCGGTATCTTCCGGGTTATGCTATCTTTTGAACTAAGAAGCTTACATAAGAAATACGAGAAAGAATAG
- a CDS encoding DUF1848 domain-containing protein translates to MIISASRRTDIPAFYSEWFFNRIKEKYVLVPNPYNPKMISRIELNPAVVDCFVFWTKNPSPMIDRLDGLKDYKYYFQFTLNPYGEEIENHIPSIEKRIEIFKRLSDKIGKEKVVWRYDPLFTNKKYDVSFHKNTFAEIAYKLKEHTGRCMLGFIDHYQHIRSEVGKLEIYPLKKEEIEEMAVSFKQMMDQYPSIEFDTCTKKVDLTHLGIPSGSCVDRKLIETIIGYPISARKDKNQRDICNCIESIDIGTYESCLNGCIYCYAIKGNYNTAEFNSRKHDKNSPMLIGNVKDGDIIKDREMKSLIDNQLSFF, encoded by the coding sequence ATGATAATAAGTGCAAGTAGGCGGACAGACATCCCGGCCTTTTATTCGGAATGGTTCTTTAATCGGATTAAAGAAAAATATGTGTTGGTTCCCAATCCGTATAATCCCAAAATGATCAGCAGGATAGAGTTAAATCCGGCTGTTGTTGATTGTTTTGTCTTTTGGACAAAGAATCCAAGTCCCATGATAGATCGATTGGATGGATTGAAGGATTATAAGTATTATTTTCAGTTTACACTGAATCCTTATGGTGAAGAAATAGAAAATCATATACCTTCTATAGAAAAACGTATTGAAATATTTAAACGGCTCTCTGATAAAATAGGAAAAGAAAAAGTTGTCTGGCGATACGATCCTTTATTCACAAATAAGAAATATGATGTTTCTTTTCATAAGAATACATTTGCTGAAATTGCTTATAAGCTAAAGGAGCATACAGGTCGGTGTATGCTTGGTTTCATAGATCATTATCAGCATATTCGTAGTGAAGTAGGTAAATTGGAAATTTATCCTTTAAAGAAAGAAGAAATTGAAGAAATGGCTGTATCTTTTAAACAGATGATGGATCAATATCCTTCGATTGAATTTGATACCTGCACAAAGAAAGTTGATCTGACTCATTTGGGAATTCCAAGCGGGTCGTGTGTCGATAGAAAGCTGATAGAAACCATTATCGGTTATCCTATTTCTGCCAGGAAAGATAAAAACCAGCGGGATATCTGCAATTGTATAGAGAGTATCGACATAGGGACTTACGAGAGTTGTCTTAATGGATGCATCTATTGTTATGCGATCAAAGGAAATTATAATACAGCCGAGTTTAATAGTAGAAAGCACGATAAGAATTCACCTATGCTGATTGGGAATGTGAAGGATGGAGATATTATAAAGGATAGAGAGATGAAAAGCCTTATTGATAATCAGCTTTCTTTCTTTTGA
- a CDS encoding OmpA family protein, with protein MKTKVLLLALLSGFVFSVSAQEFKPQVGFSTEKGYKTNFKKNKAGDNWFISVAGGASILLGDQNNKADFGNRLNFAPQFSFGKWFNPYLAFRAQLNGGVLHGFYQNEADATLMQHNKYAAAHVDLLWDVTNFWGVYNEKRVFRLIPWVGFGYAQRFKTTESAEFARTESPTLNAGILTAFRLSKRVDLNVEVQASLLNEQFNRISMYHLTDGIAQVSAGLTFKLGKTDFEVLEPMDYALLNDLNNQINSLRAANDELSKRPESCPECEEVVTTVVNNYVDNVVYFRLNSSKIDKNQQINIYNTAEFMKGNNTPIKVIGYADKNTGNSKYNMGLSEKRAKAVAKELIEKYGINSNQITIEWRGSDEQPYSENNWNRVVIMSANN; from the coding sequence ATGAAGACTAAAGTATTACTTTTGGCTTTGTTGTCAGGTTTCGTTTTTTCTGTGTCTGCACAGGAATTTAAACCACAAGTTGGTTTTAGTACTGAAAAAGGGTATAAGACAAATTTCAAGAAAAACAAAGCTGGCGACAATTGGTTTATTTCTGTTGCTGGTGGTGCAAGTATTTTATTAGGTGACCAGAATAATAAAGCAGATTTTGGTAACCGTTTGAATTTTGCTCCTCAGTTCTCATTTGGTAAATGGTTTAATCCGTATCTGGCTTTCCGTGCTCAGTTGAACGGTGGTGTTTTACATGGATTTTATCAGAATGAAGCCGATGCTACTTTGATGCAGCATAATAAATATGCAGCTGCTCACGTAGATTTGTTATGGGATGTAACTAATTTCTGGGGCGTTTATAACGAAAAAAGAGTATTCCGTTTGATCCCTTGGGTTGGTTTTGGTTATGCGCAGCGTTTCAAAACTACAGAATCTGCTGAATTTGCAAGAACTGAATCTCCTACATTGAATGCCGGTATCCTTACTGCTTTCCGTTTGAGCAAACGTGTTGATTTGAACGTGGAAGTTCAGGCTTCTTTATTGAACGAACAGTTTAACCGTATTTCTATGTATCACCTGACTGACGGTATTGCTCAGGTAAGTGCAGGTTTGACATTCAAATTGGGTAAAACTGATTTCGAAGTATTGGAACCGATGGATTACGCTTTGTTGAACGACCTGAACAATCAGATCAACTCTCTGCGTGCTGCTAACGACGAATTAAGCAAGCGCCCGGAATCTTGTCCGGAATGCGAAGAAGTAGTAACAACTGTTGTAAACAATTACGTTGACAATGTAGTATACTTCCGTCTGAATAGCTCTAAGATCGACAAGAACCAGCAGATCAATATTTACAATACTGCTGAATTCATGAAGGGTAACAATACTCCGATCAAGGTTATCGGTTATGCTGATAAGAATACAGGTAACTCTAAGTATAACATGGGTCTTTCTGAAAAACGTGCTAAAGCCGTTGCTAAAGAATTGATCGAAAAATACGGTATCAACTCTAACCAGATAACTATCGAATGGAGAGGTTCAGACGAACAGCCATATAGCGAAAACAACTGGAACCGTGTTGTTATCATGTCTGCAAATAATTAA
- the gmd gene encoding GDP-mannose 4,6-dehydratase yields the protein MSKVALITGITGQDGAYLAEYLVKKGYTVHGIKRRSSMFNTDRIDHLYQDPHIENRNLILHYGDLTDSLNLTRIIGEVQPDEIYNLAAMSHVKVSFDTPEYTANADGLGVLRILEAVRLLNLTQKTRIYQASTSELYGLVQEVPQKETTPFYPRSPYAVAKLYGYWITVNYREAYKMHASNGILFNHESPLRGETFVTRKVTRAVSRIALGMQKKVYMGNLSSKRDWGHAKDYVRAMYAILQQDEPSDYVIATGITTTIRDFVSKAFKEIGVEIIFKGENVNEVASLNYIDEKMFIEKVGESYLESFKERIGEEVVGVDPQYFRPTEVDLLIGDATKARTRLGWEPKYSLDALIQDMMQNDVKLMKKESYLREGGYKILNYFE from the coding sequence ATGAGTAAAGTAGCTTTAATAACAGGTATAACAGGACAGGATGGAGCCTATTTGGCTGAATATCTTGTAAAGAAAGGGTATACCGTACATGGTATCAAACGTCGTTCGTCTATGTTTAATACAGATCGTATCGACCATCTCTATCAGGACCCGCATATCGAGAACAGAAACCTGATCCTTCATTACGGTGACCTGACCGATAGCTTGAATCTTACTCGCATTATCGGTGAAGTACAACCGGATGAAATATACAATCTGGCAGCAATGAGCCATGTGAAAGTAAGTTTCGATACCCCCGAATATACCGCCAATGCCGATGGTTTAGGTGTTTTGCGTATTCTGGAAGCTGTCCGTTTGTTGAATCTGACACAGAAAACCCGTATTTATCAGGCGTCAACATCTGAATTATACGGTTTGGTGCAGGAAGTTCCTCAGAAGGAAACTACACCTTTCTACCCGAGAAGTCCGTACGCCGTAGCAAAACTTTATGGTTACTGGATAACTGTCAACTATCGTGAAGCATATAAAATGCATGCATCCAACGGTATTTTGTTCAATCATGAATCGCCGTTACGCGGTGAGACTTTTGTTACTCGTAAAGTAACCCGTGCCGTATCGCGCATAGCATTGGGAATGCAGAAAAAAGTTTATATGGGGAATTTATCCTCTAAACGTGACTGGGGGCATGCGAAAGATTATGTTCGTGCCATGTATGCCATTCTTCAACAAGACGAACCTTCTGATTATGTAATTGCTACAGGAATAACCACGACTATTCGTGATTTTGTCAGCAAAGCATTTAAAGAAATAGGTGTAGAAATTATTTTCAAAGGAGAAAATGTTAATGAGGTTGCATCATTAAACTATATTGACGAAAAAATGTTTATAGAGAAAGTGGGTGAGTCTTACCTCGAAAGTTTTAAAGAACGAATAGGAGAGGAAGTTGTTGGTGTTGATCCGCAATACTTTCGTCCGACTGAGGTAGATTTACTTATCGGGGATGCTACAAAGGCCCGTACTCGGTTGGGATGGGAGCCAAAATACAGCCTCGATGCTCTTATTCAGGATATGATGCAGAATGATGTCAAGCTTATGAAAAAAGAGTCTTACCTACGTGAAGGCGGGTACAAAATTCTGAATTATTTTGAATAA
- the def gene encoding peptide deformylase, which translates to MILPVYLYGQPVLRKEAEDVPKDYPDLKQLVANMFDTMYNADGVGLAAPQVGLSLRLLVIDADVMGDDFPECKGFKRAMINPDIVERSEEEISMEEGCLSLPGVHEKVSRAKKIRVKYLDADLVEHDEVVDGFAARVVQHECEHLDGHVFIDNVSPIRRQLNKGKLNSIIKGTARCSYRAKAVGK; encoded by the coding sequence ATGATTTTACCAGTATACTTATATGGTCAGCCCGTATTAAGAAAAGAGGCTGAAGATGTTCCTAAAGATTATCCCGATTTAAAACAATTAGTGGCTAACATGTTTGATACCATGTACAATGCCGACGGAGTTGGATTAGCAGCTCCCCAGGTGGGATTGTCGCTTCGTCTGTTGGTGATCGATGCCGATGTGATGGGGGACGATTTTCCGGAATGTAAAGGTTTCAAGCGTGCGATGATCAATCCGGATATCGTGGAACGTAGCGAAGAAGAAATTTCAATGGAAGAAGGCTGTCTCAGTCTTCCGGGAGTACATGAAAAGGTGTCTCGTGCTAAAAAGATCCGGGTGAAATATCTGGATGCGGATCTGGTGGAGCACGATGAAGTTGTGGACGGTTTCGCAGCCCGTGTAGTACAGCACGAATGTGAGCATTTGGATGGCCATGTGTTCATAGACAATGTGTCACCCATCCGTCGCCAATTGAATAAAGGAAAACTAAATAGTATTATTAAAGGGACTGCTCGTTGTTCATACAGGGCAAAAGCTGTCGGTAAATAA
- a CDS encoding OPT family oligopeptide transporter → MKKEDEEKVIGLPENAYRELKEGEVYNPIMSPDKQYKEVTPWSVFWGLVMAVIFSAAAAYLGLKVGQVFEAAIPIAIIAVGLSSGLKRKNALGENVIIQSIGACSGVIVAGAIFTLPALYILQDKYPEITINFFEVFMSSLLGGILGILLLIPFRKYFVSDMHGKYPFPEATATTQVLVSGEKGGSQAKPLILAGLIGGLYDFIIATFGWWSETISTRIVGVGEMLADKAKVVMKVNTGAAVLGLGYIIGLKYSAIICAGSFLVWLVIIPLMSAFFGSDVLTLGNDAITATVGSMSAEQIFTTYARHIGIGGIATAGVIGIINSWGIIRGAVGLAAKELKGKNTEVDTETIRTQKDLSMKIITIGIFATLIVTYLFFHFGVLDNWYYALIGLLIVGIIAFLFTTVAANAIAIVGTNPVSGMTLMTLILSSIILVAAGLKGTAGMVSALIIGGVVCTALSMAGGFITDLKIGYWIGSTPAKQQTWKFLGTLVSAATVGGVILILNQTYGFTTGQLAAPQANAMAAVIEPLMSGSGAPWVLYGIGAVLAIILNFCKIPALAFALGMFIPMELNTPLLIGGAISWYVGSRSKDQALNTVRLEKGTLLASGFIAGGALMGVISAALRFGGINLVNEKWLEGNFAEPLAVVMYIALMAYLAISSLKAKKE, encoded by the coding sequence GTGAAGAAGGAAGATGAAGAAAAGGTAATCGGGCTACCGGAAAATGCCTACAGGGAACTCAAAGAAGGAGAAGTTTATAACCCCATTATGTCACCCGACAAGCAATATAAGGAAGTGACTCCGTGGTCTGTATTCTGGGGGCTGGTAATGGCCGTGATATTCAGTGCTGCCGCAGCCTATCTGGGCTTAAAAGTCGGACAGGTATTCGAAGCAGCTATTCCTATCGCCATCATTGCCGTAGGTTTATCAAGTGGACTTAAACGAAAAAATGCATTGGGGGAAAACGTTATTATCCAATCTATCGGAGCTTGTAGCGGCGTAATTGTAGCCGGAGCCATCTTCACCCTCCCTGCCCTTTATATCTTACAGGATAAATATCCGGAAATCACTATCAACTTTTTCGAAGTATTCATGAGTTCACTGCTGGGAGGTATTCTCGGTATCCTATTATTGATCCCATTCCGGAAATACTTTGTTTCAGATATGCACGGTAAATATCCGTTCCCGGAAGCTACAGCCACTACGCAGGTGCTGGTTTCCGGTGAAAAAGGCGGCAGTCAGGCTAAACCTCTTATTCTGGCTGGTCTGATCGGCGGTCTGTACGATTTCATTATAGCCACCTTCGGTTGGTGGAGCGAAACAATAAGCACCCGTATTGTCGGAGTCGGTGAAATGCTGGCAGACAAGGCAAAGGTGGTAATGAAAGTAAATACCGGAGCAGCCGTACTGGGACTCGGTTATATCATCGGTTTGAAATATTCCGCAATTATCTGTGCCGGCTCATTCCTGGTATGGTTAGTGATTATTCCGTTAATGTCTGCCTTCTTCGGCTCAGATGTACTGACTTTAGGAAATGACGCAATCACAGCAACAGTTGGCAGTATGAGTGCAGAACAGATATTTACTACTTACGCCCGCCATATCGGTATCGGAGGTATTGCAACTGCCGGTGTAATCGGTATTATCAATTCATGGGGTATTATTCGTGGAGCTGTCGGCCTGGCTGCCAAAGAATTGAAAGGTAAAAATACGGAAGTTGATACGGAAACGATACGTACCCAGAAAGATTTATCGATGAAGATCATCACGATCGGTATTTTTGCTACGCTGATCGTTACTTATCTGTTCTTCCACTTCGGCGTATTGGATAACTGGTATTATGCCCTGATCGGTCTGTTGATCGTCGGTATTATAGCTTTCCTGTTTACGACTGTTGCAGCCAATGCCATTGCTATCGTAGGAACCAACCCGGTTTCCGGCATGACATTGATGACACTGATCTTATCGTCAATTATCCTGGTTGCTGCAGGTCTGAAAGGAACTGCCGGTATGGTATCGGCACTGATTATCGGAGGTGTTGTTTGTACAGCGCTGTCTATGGCCGGCGGTTTTATCACCGACCTGAAAATCGGTTACTGGATAGGAAGTACACCGGCCAAGCAACAGACCTGGAAGTTCCTCGGCACACTTGTTTCAGCTGCTACCGTAGGTGGTGTAATTCTGATTCTGAACCAGACATACGGTTTTACAACCGGACAACTGGCTGCACCACAAGCCAACGCTATGGCAGCTGTTATCGAGCCACTGATGAGTGGCTCGGGAGCACCCTGGGTGCTTTACGGTATTGGAGCCGTTTTGGCTATTATCCTGAATTTCTGTAAGATTCCGGCATTGGCTTTCGCACTAGGTATGTTTATCCCGATGGAGTTGAACACTCCGTTGTTGATTGGGGGAGCCATCAGCTGGTATGTAGGAAGCCGTAGTAAAGACCAGGCACTGAATACAGTACGTTTAGAGAAAGGGACGCTGCTTGCTTCCGGATTCATTGCCGGAGGTGCTTTGATGGGAGTTATCAGCGCTGCCTTACGATTCGGCGGTATCAACCTTGTTAATGAGAAATGGCTGGAAGGGAACTTTGCAGAACCGTTAGCTGTTGTAATGTATATAGCATTGATGGCTTACCTGGCGATAAGTTCACTGAAAGCAAAAAAAGAATAA
- a CDS encoding GDP-L-fucose synthase family protein, with protein MNKDSKIFVAGHRGLVGSAILKNLQQKGYTNFVLRTHAELDLTDQLAVNEFFVAEKPEYVFLSAAHVGGIMANSVYRADFIYINLMIQNNVIHASYINKVKKLLFLGSTCIYPCEAPQPMPEDCLLTSPLEYTNEPYAIAKIAGIKMCESYNLQYGTNYIAVMPTNLYGPNDNFNLETSHVLPAMIRKIHLAKCLHTADWEALRKDLNARPVEGVSGDSSEKDILAILEKYGIYPGRVELWGTGKPLREFLWSEEMADASVYIMEHIDFADVRPDGNEVRNTHINIGTGKELSIKDVATLIREKIGFEGELTFNLSKPDGTLRKLTDVSKLHALGWRHRIEIAEGVELLYNWYLNKQ; from the coding sequence ATGAATAAAGATAGTAAAATATTCGTAGCCGGACATCGTGGCCTGGTTGGATCGGCAATTTTGAAGAACCTGCAACAGAAGGGGTATACGAACTTTGTTTTGCGTACGCATGCAGAATTAGACCTGACCGATCAGTTGGCAGTAAATGAATTTTTTGTTGCTGAGAAGCCTGAATATGTGTTCCTTTCGGCTGCTCATGTCGGAGGCATTATGGCAAACAGTGTGTATCGTGCGGATTTTATTTATATCAATCTGATGATACAGAATAATGTGATCCATGCCTCCTATATTAATAAGGTAAAGAAGCTTTTGTTTTTGGGGAGCACCTGTATTTATCCGTGTGAAGCTCCCCAGCCAATGCCGGAAGACTGTCTGTTGACATCACCTCTGGAATATACCAATGAACCATATGCTATTGCAAAGATCGCAGGGATAAAAATGTGCGAAAGCTATAACCTGCAATATGGAACCAATTATATCGCTGTGATGCCGACGAATTTGTACGGTCCAAACGATAATTTTAACCTGGAAACTTCTCATGTCCTTCCGGCTATGATCCGTAAGATCCATCTGGCAAAATGTTTGCATACAGCCGACTGGGAAGCGTTACGCAAGGATTTGAACGCACGTCCGGTGGAAGGAGTATCAGGAGATTCTTCTGAAAAAGATATTTTGGCTATCCTTGAAAAGTATGGAATTTATCCGGGTAGAGTGGAGCTTTGGGGAACAGGAAAACCGCTTCGTGAATTCCTTTGGAGTGAGGAAATGGCGGATGCTTCCGTTTATATAATGGAGCATATCGATTTCGCAGATGTCCGTCCTGACGGTAATGAAGTCCGTAACACACATATTAATATAGGTACGGGAAAAGAATTATCCATTAAAGATGTGGCTACCCTGATCCGGGAAAAGATCGGTTTTGAAGGTGAACTTACCTTTAATTTATCCAAGCCCGATGGAACTTTGCGAAAGTTAACCGATGTAAGCAAACTCCATGCCCTGGGCTGGCGCCACCGGATAGAAATTGCCGAAGGAGTAGAACTTTTGTATAACTGGTATTTGAACAAACAATAA